The Eleutherodactylus coqui strain aEleCoq1 chromosome 13, aEleCoq1.hap1, whole genome shotgun sequence genome includes a window with the following:
- the HROB gene encoding homologous recombination OB-fold protein yields the protein MASLFCSGSDDFGLDDFDDEDFLSVVEGIERSATESSHVNREPAAVCLRPIPKTTTEDSAAGRESHHTKSLLVQQAAIAERCLESPETVSAPAAPQDMDDEELMSLCSELEDQASREQCRAPQPHPNQTLPKNGKDLKSSSFQLRPPRSNPDVRPRHCLSDITAQSQHTHVNANFPSSHLAGGAFHSPEPTAKRPCLRPGVEPQTVTPGRGGTFTSCSNSTYPRSSLSPGANIWQTGPANAPPATKSPLASPGPHPPSTLQTPVVTNHLIQLMTAANKTPKNLPWETPPPKERRFPGPAGLLPQQGSCRRLDEILVSTPRLPNHGARAKLHSKEGASSQQPAEEQFIRGPWATMKAELFLDENDPTCFLRSYSVVMVLRKAALRQLPKNKVPTMAVALKVLTLANGDASAVFRDPTGDIQGTIHHLLLEERESELKIGSVLLLQQVGVFSPSHRNHYLNVTPSNVVKIYPPLEEGVNTRVSAPDSEVDMSSPRTRSPLHPSSSTPWTSHPPLSGTSHVEVPHPPLSRPSSKSPHPAGPPTSSNTTLPRITQPTTSHLSFSTKQLEGQQTDWDLDDLDSLLCDLPEDM from the exons GATTTCCTGTCTGTAGTGGAGGGTATAGAGCGTTCAGCTACAGAGTCCAGTCATGTCAACCGCGAACCTGCAGCCGTCTGTCTCAGACCTATCCCTAAAACCACCACCGAAGACTCTGCGGCAGGAAGAGAGTCTCACCATACCAAATCCTTACTAGTGCAGCAGGCAGCTATTGCAGAAAGATGCTTGGAGTCTCCGGAAACTGTAAGTGCCCCCGCTGCACCCCAGGACATGGATGATGAGGAGCTGATGTCTCTGTGCAGCGAGCTGGAGGATCAGGCGTCTCGGGAGCAATGTCGGGCTCCACAACCTCATCCCAACCAGACTTTACCAAAGAATGGAAAAGACCTGAAAAGTTCTTCATTCCAGTTGCGTCCACCTCGAAGTAATCCGGACGTGCGACCCCGACATTGTCTGAGCGACATCACTGCACAGTCACAGCATACACATGTCAATGCTAACTTTCCCAGTTCTCATCTAGCTGGAGGAGCATTTCATTCACCAGAACCCACAGCTAAAAGGCCATGTTTAAGGCCTGGTGTGGAACCACAGACTGTTACTCCCGGACGAGGTGGAACCTTCACCAGCTGTTCAAATTCTACATATCCACGTTCCAGTTTATCGCCCGGTGCAAACATATGGCAGACAGGACCAGCCAACGCTCCACCAGCAACAAAATCTCCCCTTGCATCTCCCGGCCCGCACCCACCCAGTACTCTACAGACTCCAGTGGTAACCAATCATCTTATACAGCTAATGACAGCTGCTAATAAGACCCCCAAGAACTTGCCATGGGAGACGCCTCCACCCAAAGAGAGGAGATTTCCGGGACCGGCTGGACTCCTTCCACAGCAG GGCAGCTGCAGAAGGCTGGATGAAATCCTGGTGTCCACTCCTCGTCTCCCGAACCACGGGGCTCGTGCTAAGCTGCACAGTAAG GAAGGGGCTTCTTCACAACAGCCAGCAGAAGAGCAATTTATTAGGGGTCCCTGGGCCACTATGAAAGCGGAGCTGTTTTTGGATGAAAACGACCCCACGTGTTTCCTCCGGTCGTACAGCGTGGTCATGGTCTTGCGCAAG GCAGCTCTTAGGCAACTGCCAAAGAACAAAGTCCCAACGATGGCAGTGGCCCTTAAGGTATTAACTCTGGCCAATGGAGATGCTAGCGCAGTGTTCAGAGACCCAACAG GTGATATTCAGGGCACCATCCATCATCTGCTATTAGAGGAGCGGGAGAGTGAGCTGAAGATTGGTAGCGTCCTCCTGCTGCAGCAG GTCGGGGTTTTCTCACCATCTCATCGTAATCATTACCTTAATGTGACGCCGAGCAACGTGGTGAAAATCTATCCCCCTCTGGAGGAAGGCGTGAACACCAGG GTGTCCGCACCAGACAGCGAGGTGGATATGAGCAGCCCCCGGACACGGTCACCACTTCATCCCTCCTCCAGTACTCCATGGACATCCCATCCCCCTTTGTCCGGCACATCACATGTTGAAGTCCCGCATCCACCATTATCTCGCCCATCCTCAAAAAGTCCTCACCCTGCAGGACCTCCTACATCTTCCAACACTACGTTGCCAAGAATCACCCAACCAACAACTTCTCACTTATCATTCAGCACAAAGCAGCTAGAAGGCCAACAGACAGACTGGGATTTGG atgACCTTGACTCGCTGCTCTGTGACCTTCCGGAAGACATGTGA